A single Natranaerobius thermophilus JW/NM-WN-LF DNA region contains:
- a CDS encoding copper amine oxidase N-terminal domain-containing protein, translating into MNQNGAKQSVFNVIAWILAPAIILTMASGVAMGQSLGDFSFAASRVRDVLPEDPQTGDEGAEFVVRFRESDGSVLEDEDVVFHVSSDRDTENLELDDDIRGRAREENREVWEIDATTNDDGEVIFEVTSEIPGEATIEIGEWDDDDREMIRTVRRGTREINFLSDEVTDLELDVDERRPRVGEDYILTVEALDGNFEASEDLDIIIEEEEDGEDFEEIETIETDEDGIAELRLNKTERGDFWYRAIYEGGEDDVYSNERRVRIDEVGDIDGIEAYRDTKFVEDGQDEFKVYFAIYDEYDNKVTEDDEISIEVTDPDGDTYTEDDREVSLSDVRDEDDDTYQMFEVTVDQDRIDLTGDYEIEGRVTGTTLRSIVDVTVSEFGELDDIELELSQEVALLDEDDDEDMYATVYLVDDDGLKKEYDSDDEDIVFTSDSISVARIGSTSGEINIRDGGETKISAYHDEEGYEDTATLSVSGEAVEIEVEPDIEEGNLFGEVEMTFIDEDGRRAIGEEGYRLITPDDISVYDEEDFDSGRATFSVEADDYDVYDLRVITDQGFGRSFELEFTEEEEEEKFDLTIVVEDQDGSVIEDAEVEIDGQDYETDMIGYAEISEIESGFYRYTVEADGYDSYEDSISIDDDMEEAVVLEKEEEEEKPEPEPSKEIIMNLDDENYTVDGEDEALEIAPHAIEGRTFLPFRAIGEALGAYVEYDESDQSVTAMRDDRTVVFYLEEKTAQVNDEDLEMDTAPFVDDDSGRTLLPIRFFAEAYDAYVDYDETTQEITIEE; encoded by the coding sequence ATGAATCAGAATGGAGCGAAACAATCTGTTTTCAATGTAATAGCTTGGATTTTAGCACCAGCCATAATATTGACCATGGCCAGTGGAGTTGCCATGGGACAAAGCTTGGGCGACTTTAGTTTTGCCGCTAGTAGGGTCCGGGACGTATTACCTGAAGACCCACAAACAGGTGATGAAGGTGCAGAGTTCGTAGTCAGATTCAGAGAATCTGACGGATCAGTACTGGAAGATGAAGACGTAGTATTTCATGTGAGTTCAGATAGAGATACTGAAAATCTAGAACTGGATGATGATATCCGAGGAAGGGCTAGAGAAGAAAATAGGGAAGTTTGGGAAATAGATGCAACCACTAATGATGATGGTGAAGTTATCTTTGAAGTTACTAGTGAAATCCCCGGTGAAGCCACTATTGAAATTGGTGAGTGGGATGATGATGATCGAGAAATGATTAGAACTGTAAGAAGGGGAACACGGGAAATAAACTTTCTTTCAGACGAAGTAACAGATCTGGAATTGGATGTAGACGAGCGACGTCCGCGAGTCGGCGAAGATTATATTCTGACTGTAGAGGCCTTGGATGGTAACTTCGAGGCCAGTGAAGATTTGGATATTATCATTGAAGAAGAAGAGGACGGCGAAGACTTTGAAGAAATAGAAACTATTGAAACCGATGAAGATGGAATTGCAGAGCTCAGGTTGAATAAGACCGAGCGAGGCGACTTTTGGTACAGAGCAATATATGAAGGTGGAGAAGATGATGTTTACTCCAATGAGCGACGCGTTCGGATCGATGAAGTAGGTGATATAGACGGTATAGAGGCCTATCGAGATACTAAATTCGTGGAAGATGGTCAGGATGAATTTAAAGTTTACTTTGCCATTTATGATGAATATGACAACAAAGTTACTGAAGATGATGAAATTTCCATTGAAGTAACTGATCCCGATGGTGATACTTACACAGAAGATGATCGTGAGGTCTCGCTATCTGATGTGCGAGATGAAGATGATGACACTTATCAGATGTTTGAAGTAACTGTGGATCAAGATAGAATTGACCTGACCGGGGACTATGAAATAGAAGGTAGGGTTACTGGTACTACTCTTAGATCCATAGTAGATGTAACCGTATCGGAATTTGGCGAACTTGACGATATTGAACTGGAACTGAGCCAAGAAGTGGCTCTATTGGACGAAGACGACGATGAAGATATGTATGCCACAGTATATTTAGTAGATGATGATGGACTGAAAAAAGAATACGACTCTGATGATGAGGATATTGTTTTTACCTCGGACAGCATCTCGGTAGCAAGAATCGGCAGTACTTCCGGTGAAATAAATATTCGAGACGGTGGAGAGACAAAAATTAGTGCATATCATGACGAAGAAGGGTATGAAGATACCGCTACTTTATCAGTATCGGGTGAAGCGGTAGAGATAGAAGTGGAACCGGATATTGAAGAAGGAAACCTGTTCGGCGAAGTTGAGATGACCTTTATTGACGAAGATGGCAGAAGAGCTATCGGAGAAGAAGGTTATCGTTTAATTACACCTGATGATATTTCAGTTTATGATGAAGAAGATTTTGATTCTGGCCGTGCCACTTTCTCTGTGGAGGCCGATGATTATGATGTCTATGACCTAAGAGTTATTACTGATCAAGGGTTTGGGAGAAGTTTTGAATTAGAATTTACAGAAGAGGAAGAAGAAGAAAAGTTCGACCTGACTATTGTCGTGGAAGATCAGGATGGAAGTGTCATTGAAGATGCAGAAGTAGAAATCGATGGCCAGGACTATGAAACTGACATGATCGGTTACGCTGAAATTAGTGAAATCGAATCAGGATTTTATAGATACACAGTTGAAGCTGATGGCTATGATAGTTATGAAGACTCCATTTCAATAGATGATGATATGGAAGAAGCAGTTGTATTAGAAAAAGAAGAAGAGGAAGAAAAACCAGAGCCAGAACCAAGCAAGGAAATTATCATGAATTTGGATGATGAAAACTACACAGTAGATGGTGAGGATGAAGCTTTAGAAATAGCACCTCATGCCATTGAAGGTAGAACTTTCCTACCCTTTAGAGCTATCGGAGAAGCTCTGGGAGCCTATGTGGAATATGATGAAAGTGATCAATCTGTAACAGCCATGAGAGATGATAGGACAGTTGTTTTCTATCTGGAAGAAAAAACAGCTCAAGTAAACGATGAAGATTTAGAAATGGATACAGCACCCTTTGTTGATGACGATTCAGGAAGGACTTTGCTTCCAATTAGATTTTTTGCAGAGGCCTATGATGCTTATGTAGACTACGATGAAACAACCCAAGAGATCACTATTGAAGAGTAA
- a CDS encoding carboxypeptidase-like regulatory domain-containing protein produces MSCVSRKLAAALVMILVTALLTGTAVAMDKENEVTFQAKEDGEALENATVILKDREKTTCSEGKAVFEDITPGIYEYEVKKDEFRTAQGTFQVRDSDVSIPVSISEDDDTFDLNIGCIGNGSLYVNGEEVNRSYSNTFEKGQEVKLDLEPGADWRVQYILINDVEYVDEELTLTMDDHKDIEVYYGRKIADYSSGASSLEVKDRTIEQAEKGLRKGAEVKIEFKAGRESLEEGEQVEFYVQTDRDFEYIFLNPEIIDGKLPPVKEADPPYRNNNIWKFKEKVDESGYVSLSVDSLEEGEFELKVGSNFDGESVVDLIDDPINIQVEKADDELDQELKEDFEAMESVEPQEESRYENLKDLQLFNRPVFWGPLFNN; encoded by the coding sequence ATGTCCTGTGTAAGCAGAAAATTAGCTGCTGCACTAGTTATGATACTTGTTACCGCATTGCTTACGGGAACAGCTGTAGCTATGGATAAAGAAAATGAAGTAACTTTTCAAGCAAAAGAAGATGGTGAGGCCTTGGAGAATGCCACCGTTATCTTAAAAGATAGAGAAAAAACTACTTGTTCAGAAGGAAAGGCAGTTTTTGAGGATATCACTCCCGGTATTTACGAATACGAAGTTAAAAAAGATGAGTTTAGAACGGCCCAGGGAACATTTCAGGTCCGTGATTCTGATGTTTCTATTCCAGTGAGTATTTCAGAAGACGATGATACCTTCGATTTAAATATAGGTTGTATTGGTAACGGTAGCTTATACGTAAATGGTGAAGAAGTGAATAGAAGTTATTCAAACACTTTTGAAAAAGGTCAAGAGGTGAAACTTGATTTAGAACCAGGTGCCGACTGGCGCGTTCAATATATATTAATAAACGATGTAGAATATGTTGACGAAGAGTTGACTTTAACTATGGATGATCATAAAGATATTGAAGTTTATTACGGTAGGAAAATTGCTGATTACAGTAGTGGTGCGAGTTCTTTGGAAGTAAAAGACCGAACCATAGAGCAGGCAGAGAAAGGATTGCGTAAAGGCGCAGAGGTCAAAATTGAATTTAAAGCAGGTAGAGAATCTTTAGAAGAAGGCGAACAAGTGGAGTTTTATGTTCAAACAGATCGGGATTTTGAATATATTTTTCTGAATCCTGAAATAATTGACGGAAAATTACCGCCAGTCAAAGAAGCGGATCCGCCGTATAGAAACAATAACATTTGGAAATTTAAAGAAAAAGTTGATGAAAGCGGTTATGTAAGTTTATCAGTTGATAGCTTGGAAGAAGGAGAATTTGAGCTAAAAGTAGGCAGTAATTTTGATGGTGAAAGTGTTGTGGATCTAATTGACGATCCCATCAATATTCAGGTAGAAAAAGCCGATGATGAACTAGACCAGGAGCTTAAAGAAGATTTTGAAGCTATGGAAAGTGTAGAACCACAAGAGGAAAGTCGCTATGAAAACCTAAAAGATTTGCAATTATTTAATAGGCCTGTGTTTTGGGGGCCACTTTTCAATAACTAG